In Gadus chalcogrammus isolate NIFS_2021 chromosome 1, NIFS_Gcha_1.0, whole genome shotgun sequence, one DNA window encodes the following:
- the dpm1 gene encoding dolichol-phosphate mannosyltransferase subunit 1 — translation MASRTSTRSRGDGEKYSVLLPTYNERENLPLIVWLLVKYFGESGYDYEIIVIDDGSPDGTLEVAEQLQKIYGEDKILLRPRAKKLGLGTAYIHGIKHATGSFIFIMDADLSHHPKFIPEFIEKQKEGDYDLVSGTRYQGDGGVYGWDLRRKLISRGANFVTQVLLRPGASDLTGSFRLYKRKVLEGLIERCVSKGYVFQMEMIIRARQLDYSIGEVPISFVDRVYGESKLGGNEIVSFLKGLLTLFATT, via the exons ATGGCCAGCAGAACGTCAACACGGAGCCGGGGCGATGGGGAGAAATACTCTGTCTTGTTACCCACGTACAACGAACGGGAGAACCTGCCCCTCATCGTGTGGCTGCTGGTGAAGTACTTCGGGGAAAG TGGTTATGATTACGAGATTATAGTCATCGACGACGGAAGCCCAGACGGAACACTGGAGGTTGCGGAGCAGTTGCAGAAGATCTATGGAGAGGACAAGATT CTTCTGAGGCCCAGGGCGAAGAAACTAGGCTTGG GCACTGCCTACATCCACGGCATCAAACACGCCACGGGGAGCTTCATCTTCATCATGGACGCTGATCTTTCCCATCAT CCTAAATTCATCCCAGAGTTCATAGA gaaGCAGAAGGAGGGGGACTACGACCTGGTTTCGGGGACTCGTTACCAAGGCGATGGGGGCGTTTATGGCTGGGATCTTCGCAGGAAGCTCATCAG CCGAGGAGCCAACTTCGTGACCCAGGTTCTGTTGAGACCAGGGGCGTCCGACCTGACCGGCAGCTTCAG gctGTACAAGAGGAAGGTTCTGGAGGGTTTGATCGAACGCTGCGTCTCCAAGGGTTACGTCTTCCAGATGGAGATGATCATCCGCGCCCGGCAGCTCGACTACTCCATTGGAGAG GTGCCCATCTCCTTCGTGGACCGGGTGTACGGAGAGTCCAAGCTGGGGGGCAATGAAATCGTGTCGTTCCTGAAAGGCCTGCTCACCCTGTTCGCGACCACCTGA